A window from Borrelia sp. P9F1 encodes these proteins:
- a CDS encoding glucosaminidase domain-containing protein, with protein sequence MSGKSMLLVISKILILLTVTGYCEDDIDDIIEINTEIEGKRYIPFLLSKGTSQVENLVEYTLKMNPYLESEYVQLIAQTYIEEALIEGINCDIAYAQMLLETGILKFNGIVSKEQYNFSGIGATDNFTKGNSFSNIKEGIRAHIQHLKAYASSQNINSNMVDPRFYLVKRGSAPTIYDLTGKWAQDKLYDKKLKKILIGLLEFNSEKKS encoded by the coding sequence ATGTCGGGAAAATCTATGCTCTTAGTAATATCAAAAATATTAATATTACTAACCGTAACGGGTTATTGCGAAGACGACATAGACGACATAATTGAAATAAACACTGAAATAGAGGGGAAAAGGTACATTCCTTTTCTTCTAAGCAAAGGAACAAGTCAAGTAGAGAATCTCGTAGAATACACGTTGAAAATGAATCCCTACCTTGAGTCAGAATATGTTCAGTTAATTGCGCAGACCTACATAGAGGAGGCCCTAATTGAGGGGATAAATTGCGACATTGCTTATGCACAAATGTTGCTTGAGACAGGAATTTTGAAATTTAATGGCATTGTCTCTAAAGAACAGTATAATTTCTCAGGTATAGGAGCCACTGACAATTTTACAAAGGGTAATTCCTTTTCCAACATCAAAGAAGGCATCAGAGCACATATTCAACACTTGAAAGCTTATGCTTCAAGCCAAAATATAAATTCCAATATGGTCGATCCTAGGTTTTATCTTGTAAAAAGAGGTTCTGCTCCTACTATATATGACCTTACGGGGAAGTGGGCACAAGACAAACTTTATGACAAAAAATTAAAAAAAATATTGATTGGATTATTAGAATTTAACAGTGAAAAAAAAAGTTAG
- a CDS encoding MBL fold metallo-hydrolase gives MLGIFLGTGASSGVPMLSCDCRVCVSSSDKNKRLRSSFFLCVSGVNLLIDTGPDIRAQLLRENISRLDLVLYTHEHYDHVMGLDDIKFFTRQFPLNVYARESTMQHIRNAFPHNFTSRASVSGKANIIPNLAVELEPIVFKGVEIMPIPLLHGDITSLGYRINDLAYLTDVKSIPDVSYKYLDGLGVLIIDALRIKPHPSHFNFDEAVSAVEKIKPKVAYFTHIAHDIMHEDFDYLNKDNIYLAYDGLRIHI, from the coding sequence GTGTTGGGGATTTTTTTAGGAACAGGTGCATCGAGTGGCGTTCCTATGTTGAGTTGCGATTGCAGGGTCTGTGTATCAAGTTCTGATAAAAATAAAAGACTTAGAAGTTCATTTTTCCTTTGTGTATCTGGGGTTAACTTGCTAATTGACACAGGTCCTGATATTAGAGCACAGCTTTTAAGAGAAAATATCTCTAGACTTGATTTAGTATTGTATACCCATGAACATTATGATCATGTTATGGGGCTTGATGATATTAAATTTTTCACAAGACAGTTTCCTTTAAATGTGTATGCTCGAGAGAGTACAATGCAACATATTAGAAATGCTTTCCCCCACAATTTTACGTCAAGGGCGTCCGTAAGTGGAAAGGCTAATATCATTCCCAATTTAGCAGTAGAATTAGAACCGATTGTTTTTAAGGGAGTAGAAATAATGCCAATTCCTTTATTGCATGGGGATATAACCAGTTTGGGGTATAGAATAAACGATTTAGCGTATCTTACCGATGTTAAATCTATCCCTGATGTTTCTTACAAATATTTAGATGGTCTGGGTGTATTGATAATAGACGCTTTAAGAATCAAACCCCATCCTAGTCATTTCAATTTTGATGAAGCTGTTAGTGCGGTTGAAAAGATAAAACCCAAAGTTGCTTATTTTACTCACATAGCACATGATATAATGCACGAAGACTTTGATTATTTGAATAAGGATAATATTTATTTGGCTTATGATGGACTTCGGATACATATTTAA
- a CDS encoding type III pantothenate kinase: MNNFVDKVQLIIDVGNTSISFASYSRSEMQIFCRLETRHDLSFNEIYEFLNLRFGKKIDQVFVSSVVPIIDKVLISVVSSLYKVTPLFIKFDLNYDLSFNPYVGNRFLLGSDVFANLIGAIELYNLDNALVVDLGTACTVFAISREDGILGGLINGGPFTNFNALIENAYLLKDHALTTPKELLGISTISSVNSGVIYQYKYLIEGVYYDLVKKYEREFNLIITGGNSHLVLPLLSINFVFNLYLTLEGIRILGNSFKG; this comes from the coding sequence ATGAATAATTTTGTTGATAAGGTTCAGTTAATAATCGATGTTGGTAATACAAGTATTTCTTTTGCTTCGTATAGTCGGAGTGAAATGCAGATATTTTGTAGGCTTGAGACGAGGCATGATTTAAGTTTTAATGAGATTTATGAATTTCTCAACTTGAGATTTGGTAAGAAGATCGATCAGGTATTTGTAAGTAGTGTTGTGCCGATTATTGATAAAGTGCTCATAAGCGTTGTTAGTTCTCTTTATAAAGTGACACCTTTGTTTATCAAATTTGATTTGAATTACGATTTAAGCTTTAATCCGTATGTGGGTAATCGGTTTTTGTTAGGATCGGATGTTTTTGCAAATCTTATTGGAGCTATTGAGCTTTATAATCTTGATAATGCTTTAGTTGTGGATCTTGGAACGGCTTGCACTGTCTTTGCTATTAGTAGGGAAGATGGGATACTAGGGGGTCTTATTAACGGAGGGCCTTTCACAAACTTTAATGCATTAATTGAGAATGCATATCTTTTAAAAGACCATGCACTTACAACGCCAAAAGAATTGTTAGGGATTTCAACAATTTCTAGTGTCAATAGTGGAGTCATTTATCAGTATAAGTATTTAATAGAGGGAGTTTATTATGATCTTGTTAAGAAATATGAGAGGGAATTTAATTTGATAATTACAGGAGGTAATTCTCATTTAGTTTTACCTTTATTAAGCATAAATTTTGTATTCAATCTGTATTTAACCCTTGAAGGAATTAGGATTTTGGGAAATTCCTTTAAGGGCTAA
- the xth gene encoding exodeoxyribonuclease III, giving the protein MNLISWNVNGIRALFKKGFLDFVKKYNPDILCLQETKACREHLPKELVSIEGYFSYFSKSIIKGYSGVGIYSKIEPIRVENMGREMFDREGRGLIAHYRDFILINAYFPNSQSLRKRLQFKLDFLTDLRSLAHSFTNSGKNLIICGDFNIAHTEIDLTNPGVNRNSAGYYVEETTWMDDFLNEGYVDTFRMFNKNPDNYTWWDYRTKARERNVGWRIDYFIVNEVFKSRIKDALILNEVMGSDHCPIFLHLD; this is encoded by the coding sequence GTGAATTTGATTTCTTGGAATGTGAATGGAATAAGAGCCCTTTTTAAGAAAGGGTTCCTTGATTTTGTTAAAAAATATAATCCAGACATTTTGTGTCTTCAGGAAACTAAAGCATGTAGGGAGCACTTGCCAAAAGAGCTTGTCAGTATTGAGGGGTATTTTTCATATTTTTCAAAATCCATAATAAAGGGGTATAGTGGGGTTGGTATTTATTCGAAGATCGAGCCTATTAGGGTGGAGAATATGGGTAGAGAAATGTTTGATAGGGAGGGTAGGGGTCTTATTGCCCATTATCGTGATTTCATTCTTATTAATGCTTATTTCCCCAATTCTCAATCGTTAAGGAAAAGGTTGCAGTTTAAGCTTGATTTTTTAACTGATCTTAGGTCGCTTGCGCATTCGTTCACAAATTCTGGAAAGAACCTCATCATATGTGGTGATTTTAATATTGCTCATACTGAGATTGATTTAACAAACCCTGGGGTTAACAGAAACTCTGCTGGGTATTATGTTGAGGAAACTACTTGGATGGATGATTTTTTAAATGAGGGGTATGTTGACACCTTTAGAATGTTTAATAAGAATCCAGATAACTACACTTGGTGGGATTATAGAACGAAGGCAAGGGAGCGTAATGTTGGATGGAGAATTGATTACTTTATTGTGAATGAAGTTTTTAAATCTAGGATAAAGGACGCTCTAATTTTAAACGAGGTAATGGGGAGTGATCATTGTCCTATTTTTTTACATTTGGATTAG
- a CDS encoding TIGR02757 family protein, which yields MKKKVRDTIFDILESIYKQYNKREFVHPDPLEFLYSYTEKDDIELVGLIGSSLALGRVEKILEAINKVLKPLGTKPSKKLRNLTKDELNAIYKGFIYRFFKTEDIVRLIMAIKEIQNRYSTIENLLYNIYKENGNFISSLDELITCMEKINGAPFGILLPKPSNGSACKRLFLFLRWMIRKDDVDLGIWNRFAPSNLIVPMDTHMTDISLKLFNLRYSKNVSLKKAIEITKYFSKSNKDDPVKYDFSLTRFGINREFKKEDLFTNILKR from the coding sequence GTGAAAAAAAAAGTTAGGGATACTATATTTGATATCCTAGAGTCCATATACAAACAATACAATAAAAGGGAGTTCGTTCATCCCGACCCTCTGGAGTTTTTATATAGCTACACAGAAAAAGACGACATTGAACTTGTAGGTCTTATTGGTTCATCACTAGCACTTGGAAGAGTTGAAAAGATATTAGAAGCAATCAACAAAGTTTTAAAACCACTGGGAACAAAACCTTCGAAAAAGCTCAGAAATCTCACGAAAGATGAACTAAATGCGATATATAAAGGTTTTATTTACAGATTTTTTAAAACAGAAGACATAGTAAGACTGATAATGGCCATTAAGGAAATACAGAACAGATATTCAACAATTGAGAATCTTCTCTACAATATTTACAAAGAAAATGGAAATTTTATATCAAGCCTAGACGAATTAATAACTTGTATGGAAAAAATTAATGGAGCACCCTTTGGCATACTACTTCCAAAACCCTCAAACGGGAGTGCTTGTAAAAGATTATTTTTATTTTTAAGATGGATGATAAGAAAAGATGATGTCGATTTAGGAATTTGGAACAGGTTTGCCCCATCAAACTTGATAGTTCCAATGGATACTCATATGACAGATATATCTCTTAAACTATTTAATCTCAGATATAGTAAAAATGTAAGTCTTAAGAAAGCAATAGAAATTACGAAATATTTCTCAAAAAGCAATAAAGATGACCCGGTTAAATATGATTTTTCGTTAACCCGGTTTGGTATCAACAGAGAATTTAAAAAAGAAGACTTATTTACAAATATTCTAAAGCGCTGA
- a CDS encoding insulinase family protein, translated as MKYRDVNKMFKFIVLILVFLLFSCAPANLRTDKNLVSGQLENGFKYYVYANKTPEKAVYMGILFNVGSLNEEEHERGLAHYLEHMAFKGTEDYPGGEGILKVLKKFGMAFGADINAYTAFDKTYYSLDLPDGNNEEEVDEALNVLKNWASQMELDEVEIEKERNIIIEEKKRGERYPNRIIEKIFKFILGGSRYVDRFPIGLEDRILSFNSENFKEFYKKWYRPELASVIIVGDIEPDKIEKKIKEKFSSFKKPGSEIEKIKINLSTAMNEKFASIEDFEKPFPGMAFIKKDNYGISTTPSHVKKKVEQALLNSLFANRFTELKTSGINYFMSFDKHFSPLRSDDKYILIDQISVDLNPEYLKEGIEEFFYQFERIKKFGFTQGEVDKVKSQLISSYRLSKDNIEKRNSSNIVNALVEVASEGTDLLDMHEYYDVAIDHLDKISLATITGLAKNEASVSDSAIIYSYSKKSHLGLTLEEIQEIQKLALRRESVPYEDVSIQGKFLKEDLENRDIIDEKEFFGGVSSFTLENGVEVYFKHNEHKKNVVALQASSWGGLLNENPDLIPILNLAPSLVADSGYGNYSQLQVEKYLADKVVSLSPEINFQKTSISGSSEVKNLETLFELIYFTFQEPKIDDIVLQNTINDIKAVIKSNENNSKYLFGRAVKGFYSNDDYRYRDIKESDLKNMTKEILLNFYKKRFTYANNFKFVFVGDVGLDTIKNLSRKYLGNLNSKKMDEFKDLDYSYKKDSDRIVVKKGEDSSSIVYVFYPFEFNYTPGDVLNYEALTLLLTDGLVKNIRRDMSSVYSINAYFDYSIRKYKHSDGFVVVNFTVEPKVLDNVLQSVNEYMLERRKTDYTEEDFDYVKKNIIKEEEIKLQSNWYWCSSILDSVLWTETFEDTMSTTFIENNLNKDTINSLLKKMNLYQKTEIVLVPEKE; from the coding sequence ATGAAGTATCGAGATGTCAATAAAATGTTTAAGTTCATCGTTTTAATTTTAGTATTTCTTCTCTTTTCTTGTGCTCCTGCTAACTTAAGAACGGATAAAAATTTAGTAAGTGGTCAGCTTGAAAATGGATTTAAGTATTACGTTTATGCCAATAAAACGCCAGAGAAGGCTGTTTATATGGGGATTTTGTTTAATGTTGGTTCTTTAAATGAAGAAGAGCATGAGAGAGGTTTGGCTCATTATCTTGAGCATATGGCTTTTAAGGGAACAGAAGATTATCCGGGTGGTGAGGGTATTTTGAAGGTTCTTAAAAAGTTTGGGATGGCATTTGGAGCTGATATTAACGCATATACTGCCTTTGATAAAACTTATTATAGCCTTGATTTACCCGATGGTAATAATGAAGAAGAAGTTGATGAGGCTTTAAATGTGTTAAAGAACTGGGCATCACAGATGGAATTGGATGAAGTAGAAATAGAGAAAGAGCGTAACATCATTATTGAAGAGAAGAAGCGAGGAGAGCGTTATCCCAACAGGATTATTGAAAAAATATTTAAGTTTATTCTTGGTGGTAGCAGATATGTGGACAGATTTCCTATTGGACTTGAGGATAGAATTTTATCTTTTAATTCAGAGAATTTTAAGGAATTTTATAAGAAATGGTACAGACCGGAACTTGCTAGTGTTATTATCGTGGGAGACATTGAGCCTGATAAGATTGAGAAAAAAATAAAAGAAAAGTTTTCGTCTTTTAAAAAACCTGGGAGTGAAATAGAAAAGATTAAGATAAATTTGAGTACGGCGATGAATGAAAAATTTGCTAGCATAGAAGATTTTGAGAAACCGTTTCCTGGTATGGCTTTTATCAAGAAAGACAACTATGGCATATCGACTACACCTAGTCACGTTAAAAAAAAGGTCGAACAAGCCTTGTTGAATAGCCTTTTTGCAAACAGGTTTACCGAGTTGAAGACTTCTGGAATTAATTATTTTATGTCTTTTGATAAGCATTTCTCTCCATTAAGGTCAGATGATAAGTATATTTTAATTGATCAAATTTCTGTTGATTTAAATCCAGAGTATTTAAAAGAAGGTATTGAAGAGTTTTTTTATCAGTTTGAGAGAATAAAGAAATTTGGATTTACGCAAGGGGAAGTGGATAAGGTGAAATCTCAACTTATAAGTTCTTACAGGCTTAGTAAGGATAACATAGAGAAGAGAAATTCATCTAATATTGTGAATGCTTTAGTAGAAGTTGCATCAGAAGGTACTGATCTGCTTGATATGCATGAGTATTATGATGTTGCTATTGATCATCTAGATAAAATTAGTCTAGCTACAATAACTGGTCTTGCTAAGAATGAAGCGTCTGTAAGTGATAGTGCTATCATTTATTCTTATTCCAAGAAATCTCATCTTGGTTTGACTCTTGAAGAGATCCAGGAGATTCAGAAGCTTGCATTAAGAAGAGAGAGTGTTCCTTATGAAGATGTATCAATTCAGGGAAAATTTTTGAAGGAAGACTTGGAAAATAGAGATATTATTGATGAGAAGGAATTTTTTGGAGGAGTTTCGTCCTTTACCCTTGAAAATGGGGTTGAGGTTTACTTTAAACATAATGAGCATAAGAAGAATGTAGTTGCCCTTCAAGCAAGTTCTTGGGGTGGTTTGTTAAATGAAAATCCTGATCTTATACCCATTTTGAATTTGGCACCAAGTTTAGTTGCAGATTCAGGGTATGGGAATTATTCTCAACTTCAAGTTGAAAAGTATTTAGCAGACAAGGTTGTAAGTTTAAGTCCAGAAATTAATTTTCAAAAGACAAGCATTAGTGGTAGTTCTGAGGTTAAAAACCTCGAAACCCTTTTTGAGCTCATATATTTTACATTTCAAGAACCAAAGATAGATGATATTGTTTTGCAAAATACTATTAACGATATAAAAGCTGTTATTAAAAGTAATGAGAATAATTCTAAGTATCTGTTTGGGCGAGCCGTTAAAGGGTTTTATAGTAACGATGATTATCGCTACCGAGATATTAAGGAATCTGATTTAAAGAATATGACAAAAGAGATCCTTTTGAATTTTTATAAAAAGAGGTTTACTTATGCAAATAACTTCAAATTTGTTTTTGTGGGAGATGTAGGTTTAGACACAATTAAGAATCTTTCAAGGAAGTACTTAGGCAATTTGAACTCCAAAAAAATGGATGAGTTTAAAGATTTAGACTACTCTTACAAGAAGGATTCAGACAGAATAGTTGTAAAAAAAGGTGAGGATTCAAGTAGTATCGTGTATGTTTTCTACCCCTTTGAGTTTAACTATACACCTGGGGATGTTTTAAACTACGAGGCTTTAACTTTGCTTCTAACAGATGGTCTTGTTAAGAATATCAGAAGGGATATGTCTAGTGTTTATTCAATAAACGCATATTTTGACTATTCTATTAGAAAATATAAGCATTCAGATGGTTTTGTGGTTGTAAATTTTACAGTTGAGCCTAAAGTACTTGATAATGTTTTGCAATCTGTTAATGAGTATATGTTAGAAAGACGAAAGACAGATTATACAGAAGAAGACTTTGATTATGTTAAAAAAAATATCATTAAAGAAGAGGAAATTAAGCTTCAATCTAATTGGTATTGGTGTTCGTCAATACTGGACTCAGTTCTCTGGACAGAGACTTTCGAAGATACTATGAGCACCACATTTATTGAGAATAATTTGAATAAAGATACCATAAATTCATTGCTGAAGAAAATGAATTTATATCAGAAAACAGAAATTGTTTTGGTCCCAGAAAAAGAATAA